DNA sequence from the Dunckerocampus dactyliophorus isolate RoL2022-P2 chromosome 4, RoL_Ddac_1.1, whole genome shotgun sequence genome:
GAAAAAGTTAAGAGAAGCAGGGATTTTAATTCATTAACGTGAATATTATGTAGTATATTATTTGTATACAAATAATGAGTGAAATGTAATGGAATGAGATACAATCATCCCAAGAATGTATGGGAATATATGAGAATTAATAGCCTAGAGAgtttcatgcttgttttttgttgttttaaacccATGATGTAGTACAATTTTagataaaacaataacattttattcaaaTTGAACCACATTTCTTGACATTTCAAGCTTGCACTCCCATAGACTGAGAGCTCCACATCATGCTAACTTCCTGTCGGGCTATTAAAGCCAAATAAATGCCCCAAAACTTTTCCCTCAGCTAAATCCCATGGAAGATTTAGAGTTTTTGGTCATTAAAAAAGACCTGACTTATCAGAAGAACCCTACATCGAATGCTTACCTAAAACGTTCCCTTCTCCATGTGTGTCAAGGGAAGCTGAATGTGAAAgaagaggagctggatgaaatGTTGAACGAGGGCAAAGGTCCTATAAACTTCACCGTCTTCTTGTCTCTCTTTGGAGAGAAACTCAACGGTGAGGAGAAGCTATCTTGGAACGTTGTTCTTGCGACGTTCCACTATTTTACCTGTGTTCTCCTGCAGGGACGGACCCGGAAGACACCATCCTTGCTGCCTTTAAGCTCTTTGACCCCAATGGGACAGGCTTTGTCAACAAAGAAGAGTAGGTTGTGACAATCAACTCCTCATGTTTGGTTTTAATTCAAGCTCCATCGTCTCTTTCTCCGTCCTCTGGTACAGATTCAGGCGATTATTAATGAACCAGGCAGATAAATTCACCGCAGATGAGGTGAGTTTCTTACATATTTAAGATATTTAAGTAACATTCCCGCTCATGTTGCCTCGGTCTTAACTTCCAGGTGGATCAGGCCTTCGCGCTGGCTCCCATCGACCCAACCGGGAACATCGACTACAAGTCTCTCTGCTACATCATCACACATGGAGACGAGAAGGAGGAGTCCTAAACGTTGCTGGCACATCATCATACGATAATGTTTGTCGCCGATGGAACAATGTATAGCTGTAATAAATACTGTTTCTACTCACCCATGGCTTCCCCTCTCTTGgagcaaccaacacttcagatTCAGAAAAAgctcatttttagcatttttattgtgtttttttttaagttgggaaaacatatataagcatgttaaaggaaaactgcacttttctggaattttgcccatcatccactaaccttatgtgacacatgaacacatatctctttcccttttctgtgcgttctaacgagagaaaacgagttagcattagccagctaacaatgcacgtcatgggtaggtacctattttgatgctaaagccctgacaaaaaaaaccctcaataaAACACCAACAGCGTTCCGTTTACATAACcaacctgtatattaaccaagctacagtgatattgttattgtagcagcaaaaactgtatttatctGGCGGTGTAACACGGCGCCTCGCTCTTCTCAGCGTCACTCTCAACGCCTaaagccactgcaacgggacagacggaagagcggatactactggctctcaattacGCTatgaagactcaacaagatgcttgtttgctgtcagcattgtTTACCTGGCGACTGGAGCAcgagtcttgtgctggaagacacagccatcccaatgacaGCGGACATTGTAAGCGTCATCGcggtttctatgctgctgttgttgacggaagtagcgttagctcctttgggctatgtcaaatcaatgcgcctaaGATAAGAAGTTtgggtaatgttttaaatcatcaaaatacagcaagatactgtaagtattacatgttatcatcaatgtacctgttaatgcatgatcacagcgtgtatataatatatatatgttttacataaggattgtggatgatgagcaaaattccaatTGCGGTTTTCCTTGCTGCTAAAGGTGCTCAAGGtgatttctttaaaaatattttaaatatcatTTTGTTTGAccaatttctgttgtttttatgatGAAGTAGGTAGAGAAAAATGAGCTAAGTTTAAAAGTCTGTGTAAATTTGGtccaaaaaaaattgtaagtatattttattatattattaaatactCACTTGTGTCCAATTTTTATGACACAGGGAAATACGCACAGGCAATTTAAAAAAGCCGACGTGGATTGAGTCAAAAGAAATTACAATTGCAATTTATTATagaaaaaagtgtttatttatttattttttactataaattgtatttattgtattatgcGGTACTACTTTTACCACATAGTAAGGAGaaacaaaatcattttaaaaagcctatgtacatttttggtttttaaattgtattttattatactaatttaaacatttttatcaaaTCATTTGATCaaattacagtatttcttaaaaaaataaaataaaataaaaaaataaaaaataaaaaaaatgtacaagcagGAAAAATACATCCAGGTAAGTTAAGCAACCCTAGAGTTGactaaaaatatactgtatacacacacacacacacgtgtatgtatatataaatatatctaCATACgtgtgtgtacatactgtatatatgtacatacggtatatatacataaacaaacacaatatcacaacatgtttattatttattacatatttaatttataatacaaatatattaatcatttttattttgttgaaaattgttatttcagattttttacaatatattttattgtattacgTTAGTACCAAATACATAGTTAagttaaaaagcacacactgtatgtaaatttggtaaaaaaaaaaaaaaaaaaaaaaaaaagtgttttcatttACCAATAAGAAtttgtaacatatttttacCACGTAGTAAAGTAGGAAAAATACATACGGGCAAACTGTACTAAATGCCAGCCAATGTggtataaaaaaacattttcattactATCTTTTTATCAAAAGTGTGAGTGGAGATTTTGGTCACCGCGCCGAcactaatattatttatttaaataaaatacatgactTTGTTTGGTTGCACATGTCCTTAAAGTCACCCCAATTCCCCCCCAGCCCCTTTTAGAGCGCCCCTGGCTGTTGCTAAGGATACGACAACAAACCCATCACATAAACTCAAAGCAGACATTATTTGGTGCTCGCTCACCAATAAGGAGCAAAGGACAAGAAAAAACGGAGATGTTTGAAATTCGGCACAACAAGTTCCACTGCTGGGTTGCATCCAAATGACCGTGAGTTTGATTCCAAGTATCTTCAGTCTGCGGTTGTACGGGCGGAGATGCCGATTGCATCTGGAGCATCAGGCCGAGTGGATGGGCTGAAGATCAGCAGGAGCTGTGACTCCTATCTGCAACGGTGGGAGTTACGTTACTGAAGTTGCATTGGTAGAGCATTGACAGCTGTGATGCCTTTACTGTCCCTTCTAATGTGTGGATAAATGTACGCTACCAGGAAATACATGAACATGAACTTAtatgaacatactgtacaatcGCAATTGCAAGATGGAAAAAGCAAACTTACCAATTTGACCTCTGAACCCAACTTCCTTcaccatttaaaaacaatagGGTTCTAGTCTTGAGGAAGCTAGGAAAGGAACATTTGCTGATTTTACTTTCGACCCCAGCTACCTTGCCATTCAGCCTGGCCGCAGATCGAAAACaacagcattctggatgtacaaTTTTGAAGAAGACTGTTTGAACGTTACGAATGAACGTGTGAAAAGATAATGCGCCACAATTTGACCTGTGACCTAAGCCACACCAGccatacattttcaaaaaatagctgtcaaaaaaaacctgatctggacaacaaaacatccgaaaatgattataaaaaatataaccgTGTCCACAAAAACTCATTAGACCTGCTGCTGCGTTGAACATCTTACATGtcatataataaaaaacaataggGGTCTTGCTTTGACAGAGAACAGTACTGCCGTTTTAAACAGGAGTGTTAAGATACAGGCCTGCTGATTTGACCTCAGATTCCGGCTACATTGGCCGTTAAAAATCGCACAGCATTCAAAAACAATAGTCTTGCTTCCAACTAATAacaaaatattacagtaacacgcctgccagtttgtttgTCAACGTGTCACCAACATGTCGCAGAGACATTGTTTGTCCACCATGACTTTCTGCATCCTGTGTAATGCCTTTATCACCATTCTTGCTAATCGAACGATAAAACACAGAGAAAGGTCAAACGGGAGGCGTTTGCCGTTCtcgcttcatcctgaagggTAGAAGGTGGATGTCAGTggtgtccttccatagagaggaaaagccagtttgtttgttttttgcagcaGCCCGTCAAATGGAAGATATTagttatgctctgctgaatgaatgaatgaatttggctGCCAAAATGGAGAATTATAtatccaaactcaccaggacgtgattagacttttacaacaaagtatcagagcctTTCCTCGAGGACACGGCATGTCACTCATCAAATCAAAGGATCAAgtgagaaatgagaaaaaacaatcaTT
Encoded proteins:
- the myl7 gene encoding myosin regulatory light chain 2, atrial isoform, with protein sequence MFEQSQIQEFKEAFGCIDQDRDGVIKKQDLKETYAQLGKLNVKEEELDEMLNEGKGPINFTVFLSLFGEKLNGTDPEDTILAAFKLFDPNGTGFVNKEEFRRLLMNQADKFTADEVDQAFALAPIDPTGNIDYKSLCYIITHGDEKEES